A genomic stretch from Limnobacter thiooxidans includes:
- a CDS encoding alpha/beta fold hydrolase → MIRHLNRLYWIGYLTALLGLYWVLKNWFGMAMDDAAIGALALVIGSLFLAHVGFNISGFALSYSVRQIPQIRDKGMPFHSTEGEGFHRLNVPRWIKAVTVESLASLKLVTLLQPWAPNPDGIALAGKTWRKKKPLPVLLVHGYLCNSAVWAGTRALLERADVSTHAITLEPAIGSIRSYSEAIHEAIDELLVATGAPQVKIIAHSMGGVAVRYHATEYGHHRIAGMITVGSPHYGTALSTLGIGKNVKQMAWGSYFLKTLREHPTDREFQTKIWSLWSPQDNIVCPPVSSKLEFGKNTAVPGCGHVALLNDSTTEDLILNWLAEDAQAYPLAENRA, encoded by the coding sequence ATGATCCGGCACCTGAACAGGCTTTACTGGATCGGCTACCTGACCGCCCTGCTTGGTCTGTACTGGGTGTTGAAAAACTGGTTTGGCATGGCCATGGATGACGCTGCGATTGGCGCCCTCGCCCTTGTCATAGGCTCGCTTTTTCTGGCTCACGTGGGTTTCAATATTTCCGGTTTTGCCTTGTCGTACAGTGTTCGTCAAATCCCTCAGATTCGCGACAAGGGCATGCCATTTCACAGCACCGAAGGGGAGGGCTTTCATCGCCTGAACGTCCCGCGGTGGATCAAGGCTGTCACCGTTGAAAGCCTGGCATCATTGAAACTGGTGACACTGCTGCAACCGTGGGCACCCAACCCGGATGGCATCGCACTGGCGGGCAAAACCTGGCGCAAGAAAAAACCCCTGCCCGTGCTGCTGGTGCACGGCTACCTGTGCAATTCGGCTGTTTGGGCGGGCACCCGTGCGCTGCTGGAACGGGCGGACGTGAGTACCCACGCCATTACACTGGAACCGGCCATCGGCTCGATTCGCAGTTATTCCGAGGCCATTCACGAGGCAATCGACGAATTGCTGGTGGCCACAGGTGCACCCCAGGTCAAAATCATCGCACACAGCATGGGTGGCGTGGCGGTGCGTTACCACGCAACCGAGTATGGCCACCACCGCATTGCAGGAATGATTACCGTGGGCAGCCCGCATTACGGCACTGCATTGTCTACCTTGGGGATTGGGAAGAACGTGAAGCAGATGGCATGGGGAAGCTACTTTCTGAAAACACTGCGTGAACACCCCACTGACCGGGAATTTCAAACCAAAATATGGTCGCTGTGGAGCCCGCAAGACAACATCGTGTGCCCACCCGTGTCCAGCAAACTGGAATTTGGAAAAAACACCGCCGTGCCCGGTTGCGGGCACGTGGCCTTGTTGAACGACTCCACCACGGAAGACCTGATTCTCAACTGGCTTGCAGAAGATGCACAGGCCTACCCTTTGGCAGAAAACCGCGCCTGA